DNA from Fusarium musae strain F31 chromosome 7, whole genome shotgun sequence:
CTAAGCATAGTTTGAAGAAGGAGCGTGCTTTATCTGCAGCGATAAACAAATGGGTGGTCATCAATTTTCGAATATTCAGGCATGCGCAAAGAAGTGCGTTGTAGCCGCCCGGCCAATGTTCCTCACACCCAGCCACGAAACCAGTAAACCCCAACTCCACTAGTTCTAGCATAGGCCGGATCTTGTTGGTTGCTGCCGTGTAACTGAGAAGGGTACAGCCTCCACAAGGCATTATGGCAGAGGCCAAGTCCTTTCTTGAGGTGTGGTCGAGGATAGACTTAAACAGAGGGTCTTGGCTTAGTTGATAATGGTCTATCGCATCTGCTAGCATGGCGCCTATTTGTTTTGGTTCAGAGATCTTTTGCTCGTGGGTTGCTTCGCTGTGAGATGACTCTGGCAATGAGTCACTGTCAGAGTCGTAGTTGTCATTTCGGGCTGGAACTGGGTTCAATAAGATGATACCCATATCCTGCGGATTATCATAATCCAACAAATTATCTTTCATGTACTGAATCAATTCTTGATTGCCGCCAACGATTGCCAAGAACAGAGGAGTTCTTCCTGAATGGTCTCTCACACTGAACAGAGGTTGTGAGTATCTCATCAATATTTTCACACAATCCAAGGAACCAGCCTTTGCAGCGAGGTGTGCGCATGTTCTGCCCAGTCTTGGACTGGTAGCAGTGATCTTGTCAGCCAAAGGTGTGGCCTCTAACAGAGTTGTGAGGGCATCACGATGTCCCCCGGCTGCCGCGAACTGCAAGGCATTGTAAGTATCGCGATCTTCCATGTGTTCGTAGACGGATAGCCAAGGAAACTCTCCTGATCCGACTTTCTCGATGATCATTTCGAGGATAACCACATATCCAAGCTTAGCGGCAAGAAGGTAGGCACTGATGGAATTTGGCGGTGCCAAAGAGGCATCTGCGCCTCGTTCGATCAGCAATCGCCCTAGGAGGATCTTCTTTGAGCAAATCGCTATCGTGAGCAATGAAGGGGATGATAAGGGTGATTTCATTGGTGACGTACTAAGGGAGCAAGAGTTAGTCgaagtttaggataagtttacATAAACTCTGAGGAGTTTGGGAAAGGTTTAGGTCAACTTAGGGAAAGGGggatgagtttaggataGCTTTAGGTAAACTCAGGCAGAAGTAGGTTGAGTTTAGACCAGAAATAGAAGACTTACGCAGGTATTTCcaagccatcaacatccaatCCCTCATTAATCAGCTGCTCGAGAACCTCCACAGAGACCGTTTCATCAGCTACCCGGACGAGCTCCGTGAATATATACTGTTGTCGCCGCCTAAGCTGATGATGCGTCGTGCCGAACAACAGGGGCCGGATCATGCTCACATCAATAGGCTGATCAGCTAGGAATTTCTCGAAAACCGATCTGCCATCGAGGGCCCGTCGAGGCTTGTGCGCGTCGCAGCCACATTGGACGAGCAGTTGGACGACTTCTGGCATGCGGAAGCTAACGAGCTTCCACAGCAGATGCCCCGCCTCGTCCTCGTTGAAGAAGCCCTTGATGCCGAGTTCGATGCCCTGTCGATCCCTATCGGACAACCAGCCGACCAAGATAGTGGCGACGAACGACATGTGCCAATGGTACCATTCCGGTGGCATGTCAGCCCCTTTCGTCGCGATGCAGCTGATAGCCCATTTTTTGTTCTCGTTTTCGTAGTCTGCGAGGGCGCCCACGTCGACCAAGCAGGATACAGCCATGGACATGAAAGAGGATAGGAAATAGAGGGATGTAGGTTGTGCAAGCGCATTAGTACTCATCAATGGGAGGATATCCTGTGTGAACCGCAGCCAAATACCTCGCCCCTTTGAATCTCGCGATTTGATGACTTCAGGCGTAAGAAGCTTCATATAAGCGCTGCGTGTCATGCTTGGGGCGCAGGAAGGATGTGACGACGGGTTACGAGTCAATCGACCTTCCTTCAAGAGCTTGACATTTGCGATGACTGTCTCTGCTGCCGTTGTGCCGTCAGCGAATGGCCGAGAGGGCCCAGCCCTGTCAAGTACCAATGAGACCAACTCCGGTGAAGCCGACATGTTAAGTGACTTGAGGAGTAATTCATCATTCACGTTAGCCTGGGGAAAGAGATGGAACAGCTGTCGTACCAGTCCCAGATTACCCCATTCAACAGCCCATCGAGCCAGGTTCTCATTGCCCTCCGCTCGTATATACCCTTGGCTTTTCTCGAGCAGAAAGTAAGCTGCAAACGGTGCGGCGGACGTGGAGGTCTTGGGAGATTGCTGAAGAGCCTCAACGTGAGCAAACGCTGCCTGTAGTGGCGTACGCCCTTGTTCATCGACGGCGTTCAAGTTGCGTATCTTGTAAGGATCGTTATCCCACAGGAATTTGAGTATGTCGTCTTCGTTAGTTGCGGCGAAGTAGTGCCAAACGTTGCGGCCGCCATTGTCCTTATCAAAAGTCGGTACACCGTGCTCGAGAATCAGCTTGGCCATAGGACTAACTTCGTTACAGACCATGAGTGGTGTGCGACCACTTGagtctctggctctggtatCAGCCCCGGCTTCAATAAGCATTTCCAGAATCTCGTTCTGTGCAGACTCAGCAGCCATGTGGAGAAGCGTCTCTTCCTTATCGTGTTTGAAGTCGGCAGAGAACCTTGGGTCTTTGATCAGACGATCCACCAAAATCACATTAAAGTCCAAAACGGCCGTCCGAACGGCAGCAGCAAAGTTGCTGTCTTTCAATGTGTCCACCTTTCCGTCACCCACGGGGGAAAGCTTAATGTTGGCATGCACCATGAGTCGAGCAACCAGTTCTTGGAGCCAGTTATGCTCTGTGGACTCTGTTTCAATGCCGACCAATGTCAAGTCATAGACGTATGTGAGCAAGCGCGCAAATCGAGTTCGATGAAGCAGACCACGTTTGACTACAGGTTCTCGCTGTAAAAGGAGACAAAAAGAAGAGTCTAGTGCGTCTCCTTTGGCGATGTCAGTGGACCCTTTGCCTTGAGTGGCATTTGCATATCCTTTGATGATGTTTGTAAAGATTGCTTCATGTTTGGTCTTCATTGCAGCCCAAAAGGCCAAACCTGCGAGTGATACCTCTTCAGCGGCATCTTTCCAAGAATACCGAAACGAGCAATCTGCGCCATTTTCGACAAGCAATAGGATAGTCGCCGCCTGATCGACATCAGAGTCGTTACCAACGAGAAGAGTCGGCCACGATACTGGCTCTGTACGGGTGATAAGAACCTTGCTGCCTACGAGGGCACAATATAGTGGCGTGCCGAGAAGACCGGGCTGGTTGACGTTGGCGCCCATTGAAAGCAGGTCTCTGCACAGGTTAGGCAACCCGAGGGCAGCAGCAATATGAAGTGGCAAGACAGATCCGTTACAGAGCGCATCAGTCAGCTCGAGAAGACACCTTGGCGAAAGGGCCATCGTGCCGAATGTTCGAGGGTAAGTCTCCCTGGCATACTCAAGAACCCACTGTACAAAGTTGTACGACTTTTGGACACGAAACAGGGAGCAGACTTGAGGTCGAAGCTTTTGCCAGTAAATCTCTGCGTAATTTGGCCATCTTGTAGCCGCTATTCTATATGCTGGCTCTGTTATGCGGCGTGATTGGACTAATGTGATCTCTTTGTTGTATTCTGCAGGTTCGCGATCATTTTCAGGCGAATTCAAGATATTTAGCCAAGCGGAAACATCTTCGGGTCTAGCTTCACCCTGCTCATCGTCATAGGGGGCCTGCACAGGTGACTCGATAGCCTCTGGGTCGTATTCCTTCTGCACCAGAAGTTGGGGCAGTGGTTCTGATTCGAGTAGAGTGAGCCGAAGCGAGATATCCTCAAGGGTGTCTGAGATTCCGAGCACAAACGCTAATTTGGATCGGATGTCCTGGAGTGATGATCTAGCGGCTTTAATCCCATCAGAGGTGGCGAGATGATGAAAGGACTTTATGGCAGTGAGGAGTATCTCATACCCATCGATAATTGGCCATTCTTGTGAAGGGTCATTTTCTGATCCAGACGCGCTAGGGGTGATACCCAGTGTGCTGTCGGCGGCATCATTGTCCACAGACAACTCGACGATGAGGGACTCGAGACTATAAAGTGTGCCTCCAAGAAGCCTTAACTCGATGGTCAAGGGTTTGAGGTCATTTCTGCCAGCTCTGGCTCCGTTCTCTGCGGTtccagatgcagatgcagatgcctTCAGATGGGCACTGATGCGGGCACAAGCTTCAAATGTGGAATCCTTCAATGTACGAACGGTCTTCAACAATGGAGGCGACATTTTGCTGGCTCGAGCTCATGTTGCTTCTGTTGCAGTCAAAATAGCTTCTATACGAAGCGTGAGTGATCGGGGCTGTACCATTGATCGGaaaatgaagaagatgaagtttgaagatgaaagtCTTCGTCAGACAGAGGAGGCTCGAGGCTATCGATGTCATGGGTAGCATGATTCAATGAATGTGGAGGTCATGAGCAGCACCACCAATCAGCACGGCTGACAGTGGAGCTTGGGCCACCAAAGATTCAGTGGCCTCGCAGAAGCTCAAACGTTGAGCCTAAggttaaggtaggtaggtacctaaagTTAGAAGAATAATTGTACAAATTTAGAACAACTTAGGACAGACTGAGCATAAGCTTTAGGGCAAATTCAGACAATTTAGATGATTTAATAAGAATTTAgtaaagatttaattaaagtttggTATATATTTGACCAAGTTTAGTACTAGATATTGGTCACAGGCGTTTGCGCGCTAGAAAGTAATCTGGACAGTGACGATCAAACACAAAGTTCGTGAACGAAGGATATTAGCCATTGAAGCCAGTAGAAGCAAGAAAGCTTCAGACCTCGATTCTAATTGacaaaaatatttaggtaagtTAGCATAATCTTAGGGAACTCTTTAATGAGTTTATTTCAACCTCAAACCATATTTCATCAGCTCATGATTTAGGAGTTTCCTATGCGCCAATCCGCAACAAACCCAACCATCAACTCTCTCATTCCGCTCACAGACGATTACCCCTCCACCACGAACTCGCGGAATGGTTACACCGAGACCGCAAGACAAAGGGCGTCCGTAGATAGGATTATGTGTTGACGAGGCTGGAGGAAAAGATGAGCAAAGTCAAAGAGGGTACGGATCAGTACGAGACAGAACTCCTGAGGGTCCTCGTGGGAAGTAAAGAGAGTCTGGAACTTATGATTAATAAGGCGGTGATGCTTGGCTGGGAGCTGCCCCATTCCccttcaacatcaccacGCCTGCTCACCAGGAGTTCGCCATTTCAACTTCAGACAGTTGACTTTCTTCCACGTTCAAAGCCTTGAAGACACTAGACGACGTGACCAAGTGCTCTTGACGAGGCCAGCAAAAGGCATTCGCGCTTGTCCACAACACCATCGTGGTCAATGTGGCATCTGGATTGCAGTTGAAGGCACCTTAGCTTCAGACTTTTAGGATTGATGCGCCGATTGAGAAGTTGCGGGTTATTCGACGGTCTGGCAGGTTGTTAGTGACCTCAACATTTCCTCATTTGTTCTAGATCGATTATGGTGGTCGTGTGCTCACTGGATGAAGCTTGGTTGCATGAAGCCTAATGGAGTTCTCAGTCATCTACCACGAGCTCATCTTCACGAGCAAGGAGTACATGCACTGCACCATGAGCATGAATTGACTTTCTAATTCCCTGAATTTCTGAGTCGTTCCTTGAGATACGTCCTGACAGTGAACTGACTCTTCGTTCGGTTTGGCCAGCCACAAAGCGGGCTGGCGCATCGGAAAATGCCAAATCATGACTATGATATTCATTGTCGCAAATCCTTCTCAAGATTCGCTATCAAAGGATTGTCGCCGGCTGACTCACACGGAGTGATCAAGACGAACCAAAACACCAGCTTCCTCATTCGGAATCATACAAACCCCTCTCCCAATCGCCTCATccctcaacatctccaaaaTAAACGTATAAAAACAAAGCCAAGACCTTGCCAACAACTCATCCAGAAAACCCAATCCCATATTAGTAGAAAACACAGACACAATGTCATCTATAACAATCCGCCCCGCCACAATCGACGACAGCGACTCAATCGCAAACATCCACTACGAAGCACTACAATTCTACCACGACTTCTACGCCGCCTTCTTCCAGCTCCATCCCCGCGATCTAA
Protein-coding regions in this window:
- a CDS encoding hypothetical protein (EggNog:ENOG41), which produces MSPPLLKTVRTLKDSTFEACARISAHLKASASASGTAENGARAGRNDLKPLTIELRLLGGTLYSLESLIVELSVDNDAADSTLGITPSASGSENDPSQEWPIIDGYEILLTAIKSFHHLATSDGIKAARSSLQDIRSKLAFVLGISDTLEDISLRLTLLESEPLPQLLVQKEYDPEAIESPVQAPYDDEQGEARPEDVSAWLNILNSPENDREPAEYNKEITLVQSRRITEPAYRIAATRWPNYAEIYWQKLRPQVCSLFRVQKSYNFVQWVLEYARETYPRTFGTMALSPRCLLELTDALCNGSVLPLHIAAALGLPNLCRDLLSMGANVNQPGLLGTPLYCALVGSKVLITRTEPVSWPTLLVGNDSDVDQAATILLLVENGADCSFRYSWKDAAEEVSLAGLAFWAAMKTKHEAIFTNIIKGYANATQGKGSTDIAKGDALDSSFCLLLQREPVVKRGLLHRTRFARLLTYVYDLTLVGIETESTEHNWLQELVARLMVHANIKLSPVGDGKVDTLKDSNFAAAVRTAVLDFNVILVDRLIKDPRFSADFKHDKEETLLHMAAESAQNEILEMLIEAGADTRARDSSGRTPLMVCNEVSPMAKLILEHGVPTFDKDNGGRNVWHYFAATNEDDILKFLWDNDPYKIRNLNAVDEQGRTPLQAAFAHVEALQQSPKTSTSAAPFAAYFLLEKSQGYIRAEGNENLARWAVEWGNLGLVRQLFHLFPQANVNDELLLKSLNMSASPELVSLVLDRAGPSRPFADGTTAAETVIANVKLLKEGRLTRNPSSHPSCAPSMTRSAYMKLLTPEVIKSRDSKGRGIWLRFTQDILPLMSTNALAQPTSLYFLSSFMSMAVSCLVDVGALADYENENKKWAISCIATKGADMPPEWYHWHMSFVATILVGWLSDRDRQGIELGIKGFFNEDEAGHLLWKLVSFRMPEVVQLLVQCGCDAHKPRRALDGRSVFEKFLADQPIDVSMIRPLLFGTTHHQLRRRQQYIFTELVRVADETVSVEVLEQLINEGLDVDGLEIPA